A single window of Rhipicephalus microplus isolate Deutch F79 chromosome 5, USDA_Rmic, whole genome shotgun sequence DNA harbors:
- the LOC119174968 gene encoding phospholipase A and acyltransferase 3, which produces MPQQQQHNPEVVVRYGLDSYVPASDLRPEPGDIIEIDRTLYAHWALYVGNGDVVHVVGRNEEDIPTDFAYVHLSKLTDVAGYSGVRVNNKEVRAKERNLVPSSVAETLERAYAMLDREVEFNFLTRNGEYYATQWKFGIGWSDQATVTLSVMKPWAKNIQAGHTYFLAGLQAVFATPTSAAIARIAPSSPRTPQKNAPTSVA; this is translated from the exons ATGCCCCAGCAACAGCAGCACAACCCGGAGGTGGTGGTGCGTTACGGACTGGACTCGTACGTGCCCGCTAGCGACCTACGGCCGGAGCCGGGCGATATAATCGAGATCGATCGCACGCTTTACGCTCACTGGGCGCTCTACGTGGGCAACGGCGATGTCGTGCACGTGGTGGGCCGCAATGAAGAGGACATCCCCACGGACTTTGCGTACGTGCACCTGAGCAAGCTGACCGATGTGGCCGGTTACAGCGGGGTGCGCGTCAACAACAAGGAAGTGCGCGCCAAGGAGCGCAACCTGGTGCCTTCTTCGGTGGCCGAAACGCTGGAGCGGGCCTACGCCATGCTCGACCGGGAAGTAGAGTTCAACTTCCTCACCCGGAACGGGGAGTACTACGCAACGCAATGGAAGTTCGGCATCGGATGGAGCGACCAG GCCACCGTGACGCTGAGCGTGATGAAGCCTTGGGCGAAGAACATCCAAGCGGGCCACACGTATTTCCTGGCAGGACTGCAGGCCGTCTTCGCAACGCCGACCTCAGCGGCCATCGCTAGGATAGCGCCCAGCTCGCCGAGGACGCCGCAGAAGAACGCTCCCACAAGCGTCGCCTGA